The following are from one region of the Halomonas qaidamensis genome:
- a CDS encoding PrkA family serine protein kinase, with translation MSIFDHVQDRFARVQQEDMSLEEYLALCRRDPKVYASAAERMLEAIGEPEVIDTAKDPRLSRIFSNKVIRRYPAFAEFHGMEEAIEQIVSYFRHAAQGLEERKQILYLLGPVGGGKSSLAERLKLLMERIPFYAIKDSPVYESPLGLFSPEEDGELLEQEYGIPQRYLRSVMSPWAAKRLKEAGGDISQFRVVRLYPSRLNQIAISKTEPGDENNQDISSLVGKVDIRQLELYSQDDPDAYSFSGGLCRANQGLMEFVEMFKAPIKVLHPLLTATQEGNYNPTEGMGAIPFDGVILAHSNESEWQAFRNNRNNEAFLDRVYIVKVPYCLRVSEEIKIYQKLLEDSSLNAAPCAPDTLRMLAQFSVLSRLKVPENSSIYSKMRVYDGENLKDTDPRAKSIQEYRDAAGVDEGMQGLSTRFAFKILSKVFNFDGNEVAANPVHLLYVLEQALEREQLPSEVFERYIGFIKEFLAPRYVDFIGKEIQTAYLESYSEYGQNIFDRYVTYADFWIQDQEYRDPETGELLNRQSLNDELEKIEKPAGISNPKDFRHEVVNFVLRARAQNNGMNPSWQSYEKLKGVIEHKMFANTEELLPVISFNAKASKSDQKKHEDFVARMVDRGYTEKQVRLLSEWYLRVRKSQ, from the coding sequence ATGAGCATCTTTGATCACGTTCAAGACCGATTTGCCCGCGTTCAACAAGAAGACATGAGCCTTGAAGAGTATTTGGCGCTTTGTCGTCGAGATCCTAAGGTATATGCCAGCGCTGCCGAGCGTATGTTGGAAGCTATTGGTGAACCTGAAGTGATCGACACGGCGAAAGATCCGCGTCTATCACGTATATTTTCAAACAAGGTTATTCGCCGCTATCCAGCGTTTGCTGAATTTCACGGCATGGAAGAAGCCATTGAGCAAATCGTGTCGTATTTCCGTCATGCGGCTCAGGGGTTGGAAGAGCGTAAGCAGATTCTTTATTTGCTGGGTCCAGTGGGTGGCGGTAAGTCGTCGCTGGCTGAGCGCTTGAAGCTGTTGATGGAGCGTATCCCGTTTTATGCCATTAAAGACTCGCCGGTATATGAGTCACCGTTAGGGCTGTTTTCTCCAGAAGAAGACGGTGAACTGCTAGAGCAAGAGTACGGCATTCCCCAGCGCTATTTGCGCAGCGTGATGTCGCCCTGGGCGGCCAAGCGTTTAAAAGAAGCAGGGGGCGATATTTCCCAGTTTCGGGTGGTGCGTCTTTATCCTTCGCGATTAAATCAAATTGCTATTTCTAAAACCGAACCGGGCGATGAAAATAACCAGGATATCTCGTCGTTGGTAGGTAAGGTTGATATCCGCCAACTAGAACTTTACTCACAAGATGACCCCGATGCCTATAGCTTCTCGGGCGGGCTCTGTCGCGCGAACCAGGGGCTGATGGAGTTTGTTGAGATGTTTAAAGCGCCGATCAAGGTGCTGCATCCACTGCTTACCGCTACTCAAGAGGGTAACTACAACCCCACCGAAGGCATGGGGGCAATTCCTTTTGACGGTGTGATCTTAGCCCACTCTAACGAATCGGAATGGCAGGCGTTTCGTAATAACCGTAACAATGAGGCGTTTCTGGATCGCGTCTATATCGTTAAGGTGCCTTACTGCCTGCGTGTTTCTGAAGAGATCAAGATTTACCAAAAACTGCTGGAAGACTCCTCGCTTAACGCCGCCCCCTGCGCGCCTGATACGCTGCGTATGCTGGCGCAGTTTTCGGTGCTTTCGCGTCTGAAAGTGCCCGAAAACTCAAGCATCTACTCTAAGATGCGCGTATACGACGGTGAAAACCTAAAAGATACCGACCCACGTGCGAAATCTATTCAGGAATACCGCGACGCGGCCGGTGTGGATGAAGGTATGCAGGGCTTATCTACCCGCTTCGCGTTCAAGATACTGTCTAAGGTATTTAACTTCGATGGTAATGAGGTCGCCGCTAACCCTGTGCATCTGCTGTATGTGTTAGAGCAAGCGTTAGAGCGTGAACAACTGCCTTCTGAGGTGTTTGAACGCTATATCGGCTTTATTAAAGAGTTTCTGGCACCGCGCTACGTCGATTTCATTGGTAAGGAAATTCAAACTGCGTACCTGGAATCTTATAGCGAGTATGGGCAGAACATCTTCGACCGCTATGTCACTTATGCTGACTTTTGGATTCAAGATCAAGAGTACCGCGACCCCGAAACGGGCGAATTGTTGAACCGTCAATCGCTGAACGATGAGCTAGAGAAAATCGAGAAACCGGCAGGTATTTCCAACCCGAAAGACTTCCGCCATGAAGTGGTTAACTTTGTACTGCGGGCACGTGCACAAAATAACGGCATGAATCCTAGCTGGCAGTCTTATGAAAAACTCAAAGGTGTGATCGAGCACAAAATGTTCGCCAATACTGAAGAGTTGCTGCCGGTTATTTCGTTTAATGCTAAGGCGTCAAAGTCGGATCAGAAGAAGCATGAGGATTTTGTAGCGCGCATGGTGGACCGTGGCTATACCGAAAAACAGGTTCGGCTGCTTTCCGAGTGGTATCTACGCGTGCGCAAGTCCCAGTAG
- a CDS encoding YeaH/YhbH family protein, producing the protein MTYFIDRRPNAKHKSAVNRQRFLERYRKHIKRSVEEAVNRRSITDMERGEKVSIPTKDISEPVFQHGPGGARHIVSPGNKEFLEGDKIRRPGGQGGGDGAGEGGASNQGEGNDEFAFTLSREEFLEFVFDGLELPHLQRKPLKSLEEIKMVRAGLARDGVPSRISITRSMREAYARRIAMRAPIKRALKAAQEALAAEERKDSVLRNPARIAELKAEVERLEKRIEAVPFIDTYDLRYHQLAAQPQPSSQAVMFCVMDVSGSMTQNHKDIAKRFFLLLYLFLEKYYEKVELVFVRHHTAAREVNEEEFFYSRETGGTIVSSALTLVNNIIEKRYPAGQWNLYVAQASDGDNWDDDSNICRDMLVKKLMPQLQYYAYVEITPHEHQSLWHEYEIVAEQFAERFAMRQIVDAGDIYPVFRELFKRRLSQEQ; encoded by the coding sequence ATGACCTACTTTATTGATCGAAGGCCAAACGCTAAGCATAAAAGCGCGGTCAATCGGCAGCGCTTTTTGGAACGTTATCGAAAGCATATTAAGCGTTCAGTCGAGGAGGCGGTTAACCGCCGCTCGATTACTGATATGGAGCGAGGTGAAAAGGTCTCTATTCCGACCAAGGATATTTCTGAACCCGTCTTTCAGCATGGTCCGGGCGGTGCGCGGCATATCGTATCGCCGGGAAACAAAGAGTTTTTAGAGGGAGATAAAATTCGCCGCCCTGGCGGTCAGGGCGGTGGAGACGGGGCGGGGGAAGGGGGGGCATCTAATCAAGGCGAAGGGAACGACGAATTTGCGTTTACGCTTAGCCGTGAAGAGTTTTTAGAATTTGTGTTTGATGGTCTTGAGTTGCCACACCTTCAACGCAAGCCATTAAAATCGCTTGAAGAAATAAAGATGGTGCGAGCGGGCTTAGCTCGCGATGGAGTGCCATCAAGAATTAGCATCACCCGGTCAATGCGCGAAGCCTACGCGCGGCGTATTGCGATGCGCGCCCCCATCAAGCGAGCGTTAAAAGCCGCGCAAGAGGCGCTTGCTGCCGAAGAGCGCAAAGATTCTGTGCTACGCAATCCCGCACGAATTGCTGAGCTAAAGGCAGAAGTAGAGCGGTTGGAAAAGCGTATTGAAGCGGTGCCATTTATTGATACCTATGATCTACGCTATCACCAGCTGGCAGCGCAGCCACAGCCTTCCAGCCAAGCGGTAATGTTTTGTGTGATGGACGTTTCCGGCTCCATGACGCAAAACCATAAAGATATCGCTAAACGGTTTTTCCTACTGCTCTACCTTTTTTTGGAGAAGTATTACGAAAAAGTAGAGCTGGTGTTTGTGCGCCATCATACGGCGGCACGGGAGGTGAACGAGGAGGAGTTTTTCTACTCCCGCGAAACCGGCGGAACCATTGTTTCTAGTGCGCTTACGTTAGTCAATAACATCATTGAAAAGCGCTATCCTGCAGGGCAGTGGAATCTTTATGTTGCCCAGGCATCAGACGGCGACAACTGGGATGATGATTCGAATATTTGCCGAGATATGTTGGTGAAAAAACTTATGCCCCAGTTGCAGTATTACGCTTACGTAGAGATTACCCCTCATGAGCATCAATCGCTTTGGCATGAGTATGAAATTGTAGCTGAGCAGTTCGCGGAGCGGTTTGCAATGCGTCAAATTGTTGATGCTGGGGATATTTACCCTGTTTTCCGTGAGCTGTTTAAGCGTCGGTTGAGTCAAGAGCAGTAA